In Chrysoperla carnea chromosome 2, inChrCarn1.1, whole genome shotgun sequence, the following proteins share a genomic window:
- the LOC123291965 gene encoding ovarian-specific serine/threonine-protein kinase Lok, with protein MVEVIPCSLPDTQSQKEFDWNEENDINVPKVWGWLYPTRLHLKPLDLVNSTFTLGRSIDCDIVLNGQNITPNILKIVSKRHFKIYREDVDQSTIMYLEDCSYNGTFINGQRVGKGKKVILQNGDEISIGHPSVRVYVFKCICDSVHLPKEISSKYVVTRLLGTGACGEVKLVWNKKTCEKYAMKKIVKNKFMTILKKPQANDPARIMNEVKILKSLNHPCVIHMEDIVDTEDAVYIILELMEGGELFDRIVSFNLGIPEPDAKIIFYQIILAVYYLHQQGITHRDLKPENILLSENRPDTIVKVSDFGLSKFVNEETVLTTVCGTPMYVAPEILLTKGRGSYTKQIDVWSLGVILYVTLSGHLPFSQDDPKLTLAEQITKGIYTFPYSCFKNVSNTAIDLIKKILVVDPTKRLTVEEILKHPWFNDEILLSKVSRLIGSEHIVCDFGFNLDEEQVFEPNSKRLRICN; from the exons ATGGTTGAAGTAATTCCATGTTCTCTTCCTGATACTCAAAGCCAAAAAGAATTCGATTGGAATgaagaaaatgatataaatgtTCCTAAGGTTTGGGGATGGCTTTATCCTACTCGTTTACATTTAAAACCCTTAG atctGGTAAATTCGACATTCACTTTGGGAAGATCTATTGATTGTGATATAGTTTTAAATGGCCAAAATATAacaccaaatattttaaaaatagttagtaaacgacattttaaaatttatcgagAAGATGTTGACCAAAGTACCATTATGTACTTAGAAGATTGCAGTTATAATGGAACATTTATTAATGGCCAAAGAGTTGGCAAAG gGAAAAAAGTTATATTACAAAATGGAGATGAAATATCAATTGGACATCCTTCTGTTAGAGTTTACGTATTCAAATGTATATGCGATAGCGTTCATTTACCTAAAGAAATTAGTTCGAAATATGTTGTTACGAGGCTATTAGGTACCGGAGCATGTGGAGAAGTAAAACTTGtatggaataaaaaaacatgtgaaaaatatgcaatgaaaaaaattgtaaaaaataaatttatgaccaTCCTAAAAAAACCACAAGCTAATGATCCGGCTCGTATTATGAACGaagttaaaatattgaaatcgtTAAATCATCCTTGCGTCATTCATATGGAAGATATTGTTGATACCGAAGATGCTGTCTACATAATATTAGAATTAATGGAAGGGGGCGAACTATTTGATCGAATTGTATCATTTAACCTTGGCATTCCAGAACCTGATGCCAAGATAATATTCTACCAAATTATCTTAGCCGTGTATTATTTACATCAACAAGGAATAACACATCGCGATTTGAAACccgaaaatatattattatcagaAAACCGTCCTGACACTATTGTCAAAGTATCTGATTTTGGTCTTAGTAAATTTGTGAATGAGGAAACAGTTTTAACAACAGTTTGCGGTACTCCAATGTATGTTGCTcctgaaatattattaacaaaaggACGTGGAAGCTATACAAAACAGATTGATGTATGGAGTTTGGGCGTTATACTTTATGTAACGTTAAGTGGCCATTTACCATTTAGCCAAGATGATCCAAAATTAACATTAGCTGAACAAATAACAAAAGGAATCTATACGTTTCCATATTCTTGCTTTAAGAATGTTTCGAATACTGccattgatttaattaaaaagattttagttGTTGATCCTACTAAACGATTAACAGTCGAAGAAATTCTAAAACATCCGTGGTTTAATGATGAAATATTGCTCTCTAAAGTGAGCCGATTAATCGGCAGTGAACATATAGTTTGTGATTTTGGATTTAATTTAGATGAGGAACAAGTATTTGAACCTAATTCAAAAAGGCTTcgaatatgtaattaa